One genomic window of Gallaecimonas sp. GXIMD4217 includes the following:
- a CDS encoding methyl-accepting chemotaxis protein — protein sequence MREVKFRWVDRYLIHMTLQEKQMLLFFLPLLVILAFVAIMVSQVHQAGIDGQIRAGQARVEAAAGALSQVEPAQAPTVLKAMAPELQLYDNGNQAVNGLGGDLQGRLRQLKGEDLLVDGDMAYIGHAVAGKDWYLGLSLDLSKAGGNVWEELQSWLIIMAVAVLLMAMTTYYVATFIGGALYSNVQAINRVADGDLTFRLNFFRVRDEFSILAIAIDKLAERQQNLVTLISDTANALGQSADSFRTHAGNAEGLAQAQRQHLDSLATAMEEMSAAVKEVAQNAEHASAETQLASDESNKGAQNIQETINAIETLSQEIFEASSAMAKVNDNARRIDEVVTTINAISEQTNLLALNAAIEAARAGEQGRGFAVVADEVRSLAARTQQATVEIQGMIEELQSGTNEVTQIMDKTVAQAEQGGALVAQAGQDLDTITRHSERVFSMMAQIAASAEQQSSVADEIAHNITDVRQQSLEVEHAAVENAAGTEELLETAKKLKDILQGLKI from the coding sequence ATGCGTGAAGTGAAGTTCCGTTGGGTAGACCGCTATCTCATCCACATGACCTTGCAGGAAAAGCAAATGCTGCTGTTCTTCCTGCCCCTGCTGGTGATCCTGGCCTTCGTGGCCATCATGGTCAGTCAGGTACACCAGGCCGGCATCGACGGCCAGATCCGCGCCGGCCAGGCCAGGGTGGAAGCCGCCGCCGGCGCCCTCAGCCAGGTGGAGCCGGCCCAGGCGCCCACGGTGCTCAAGGCCATGGCCCCGGAACTGCAGCTCTACGACAACGGCAACCAGGCGGTCAACGGCCTGGGCGGCGACCTGCAGGGCCGCCTGCGCCAGCTCAAGGGCGAGGATCTGCTCGTCGACGGCGACATGGCCTACATCGGCCATGCCGTGGCCGGCAAGGACTGGTACCTGGGCCTGTCACTGGATCTGTCCAAGGCCGGTGGCAATGTCTGGGAGGAGCTGCAGAGCTGGCTTATCATCATGGCCGTGGCCGTCTTGCTGATGGCCATGACCACCTACTATGTGGCCACCTTCATCGGCGGCGCCCTCTACTCCAACGTCCAGGCCATCAACAGGGTCGCCGACGGCGATCTCACCTTCCGCCTCAACTTCTTCCGGGTCCGGGATGAGTTCTCCATCCTGGCCATCGCCATCGACAAGCTGGCCGAGCGCCAGCAGAACCTGGTCACCCTGATCAGCGACACCGCTAACGCCCTGGGCCAGTCCGCCGACAGCTTCCGCACCCATGCCGGCAACGCCGAGGGCCTGGCCCAGGCCCAGCGTCAGCATCTTGACTCCCTGGCCACGGCCATGGAGGAGATGAGCGCCGCCGTCAAGGAAGTGGCGCAGAACGCCGAGCACGCCTCCGCCGAGACCCAGCTGGCCTCCGACGAGTCCAACAAGGGCGCCCAGAACATCCAGGAGACCATCAACGCCATCGAGACCCTGTCCCAGGAGATCTTCGAGGCCTCCTCGGCCATGGCCAAGGTCAACGACAACGCCAGGCGCATCGACGAGGTGGTCACCACCATCAACGCCATCTCCGAGCAGACCAACCTGCTGGCCCTGAACGCCGCCATCGAAGCGGCCCGGGCCGGCGAGCAGGGCCGCGGCTTCGCGGTGGTGGCCGACGAGGTCCGCTCCCTGGCCGCCCGCACCCAGCAGGCCACGGTGGAGATCCAGGGCATGATCGAGGAGCTGCAGAGCGGCACCAATGAGGTCACCCAGATCATGGACAAGACCGTGGCCCAGGCCGAACAGGGCGGCGCCCTGGTGGCCCAGGCCGGCCAGGATCTGGACACCATCACCAGGCACTCCGAGCGGGTGTTCTCCATGATGGCGCAGATCGCCGCCAGCGCCGAACAGCAAAGCTCGGTGGCGGACGAAATCGCCCACAACATCACCGACGTGCGCCAGCAGTCCCTGGAAGTGGAACACGCCGCAGTGGAAAACGCCGCCGGCACCGAGGAGCTGCTGGAAACCGCCAAGAAGCTCAAGGACATCCTCCAGGGCCTGAAGATCTAA
- a CDS encoding class I SAM-dependent methyltransferase — protein MPRNALVLAEGREKSLKRHHPWIFSKAVHHLKGKPKAGDTVEIYGKDGTWLARGAYSPESQIRARVWTFDKDEQIDAAFFERRIRAANQSRQALVQRQGLTGYRVVAAESDGLPGITIDRYADVLVCQLLSTGAERWRDAIVQALQAQFPGCTIYERSDVEVRRKEGLEPVMGPLQGEAPSEPVVIEENGIRLLVDVPGGHKTGYYLDQRDNRAAVMPHVKDKAVLNCFSYTGGFGVYALKGGAARVTQVDVSGPALALARQNLELNGLDLARAEFVQEDVFALLRRYQEEGRRFDVVVLDPPKFVDSKANLKSGCRGYKDINLQAMKLVRPGGTLLTFSCSGLMDMNLFQKIVADAALDAGRNARITQWLTQAPDHPVHTAYPEGLYLKGLVLQID, from the coding sequence ATGCCCCGCAACGCCCTTGTCCTGGCCGAAGGCCGCGAAAAATCCCTGAAGCGCCACCATCCCTGGATCTTTTCCAAGGCCGTGCATCACCTCAAGGGCAAGCCCAAGGCCGGTGACACCGTCGAGATCTACGGCAAGGACGGCACCTGGCTGGCCCGGGGCGCCTACAGCCCCGAGTCGCAGATCCGCGCCCGCGTCTGGACCTTCGACAAGGACGAGCAAATCGACGCCGCCTTCTTCGAGCGCCGCATCCGCGCCGCTAACCAGAGCCGCCAGGCCCTGGTGCAGCGCCAGGGCCTGACCGGCTACCGGGTGGTGGCGGCCGAATCCGACGGCCTGCCCGGCATCACCATCGACCGTTACGCCGACGTGCTGGTCTGCCAGCTGCTGTCCACCGGTGCCGAGCGCTGGCGCGACGCCATAGTCCAGGCCCTGCAGGCACAATTCCCGGGCTGCACCATCTACGAGCGCTCCGACGTGGAGGTACGCCGCAAGGAAGGCCTGGAGCCGGTGATGGGGCCACTGCAGGGCGAAGCGCCCAGTGAACCCGTGGTCATCGAGGAGAACGGCATCAGGCTGCTGGTGGACGTGCCCGGCGGCCACAAGACCGGCTACTACCTGGATCAGCGTGACAACCGCGCCGCGGTGATGCCCCATGTCAAGGACAAGGCCGTGCTGAACTGCTTCTCCTATACGGGGGGCTTCGGCGTCTATGCCCTCAAGGGCGGCGCCGCCCGGGTCACCCAGGTGGACGTGTCCGGCCCGGCCCTGGCGCTGGCCCGCCAGAACCTGGAGCTGAACGGCCTGGATCTCGCCAGGGCCGAGTTCGTCCAGGAAGACGTCTTCGCCCTGCTACGCCGCTACCAGGAAGAGGGCCGCCGGTTCGACGTGGTGGTGCTGGATCCGCCCAAGTTCGTCGATTCCAAGGCCAACCTCAAGTCCGGCTGCCGCGGCTACAAGGACATCAACCTCCAGGCCATGAAGCTGGTGCGCCCGGGCGGCACCCTGCTGACCTTCTCCTGCTCCGGACTGATGGACATGAACCTGTTCCAGAAGATCGTCGCCGACGCGGCCCTGGACGCCGGCCGCAACGCCCGCATCACCCAGTGGCTGACCCAGGCCCCGGATCACCCGGTGCACACCGCCTACCCCGAAGGCCTCTACCTCAAGGGCCTGGTGCTGCAGATAGACTGA
- a CDS encoding Hsp20/alpha crystallin family protein, protein MIPARWNPFKEFDDLLSSYVQRHPLARLGGEDATWLPAVDIDEDDNAFHLAMEIPGMDKDNVKVRIQNGMLEISGERQVETKGEKHRQERFYGSFSRSFSLPDNVDQQGISARFDNGVLHLALPKRAAAEPDSHEIAID, encoded by the coding sequence ATGATCCCGGCACGTTGGAACCCCTTCAAAGAGTTTGACGATCTGCTCAGCAGCTATGTGCAGCGCCATCCCCTGGCCCGCCTGGGCGGTGAGGACGCCACCTGGCTGCCGGCGGTGGACATCGACGAGGACGACAATGCCTTCCATCTTGCCATGGAGATCCCCGGCATGGACAAGGACAACGTCAAGGTGCGGATCCAGAACGGCATGCTGGAGATCAGCGGCGAACGCCAGGTGGAAACCAAGGGCGAGAAGCACCGCCAGGAACGCTTCTACGGCAGCTTCAGCCGCAGCTTCAGCCTGCCGGACAATGTGGACCAGCAGGGCATCAGCGCCCGTTTCGACAATGGCGTGCTGCATCTGGCCCTGCCCAAGCGCGCCGCGGCCGAGCCGGACAGCCACGAGATCGCCATCGACTGA